From a region of the Corvus cornix cornix isolate S_Up_H32 chromosome 2, ASM73873v5, whole genome shotgun sequence genome:
- the TIMM21 gene encoding mitochondrial import inner membrane translocase subunit Tim21 isoform X1 produces MLPGTIPASLGRSCLGRWLLASRGWALLGTGTGTGAGTGSCLRWRQQPPVLLWAARQSIGTQAGGLRAEKPGKNSKDVSVQRALNEETLVSAAQKVKEAGRDFTYFIVVLVGIGVTGGLFYVIFKELFSSSSPNKIYGDALEKCRSHPEIIGVFGDSIKGYGEATRRGRRQRVSHIEYVKDGLKHMRLKFYIEGTESGKQGTVHVEVKENLETGKFETRYIFVDVETYPRRTIVIEDNR; encoded by the exons ATGCTGCCGGGGACGATCCCCGCCTCCCTCGGGCGGAGCTGCCTGGGCCGCTGGCTGCTCGCCAGTCGCGGGTGGGCGCTCCTGGGCACGGGGACCGGGACCGGGGCCGGGACCGGGTCCTGCCTGAGATGGAGGCAGCAGCCCCCGGTACTGCTCTGGGCCGCCCGTCAGAGCATCGGGACGCAGGCGGGAGGGCTCAGAGCTGAAAAACCTGGCAAAAATAGCAAAGATGTGTCCGTGCAAAGGGCGCTGAACGAGGAAACGCTGGTGTCGGCGGCTCAGAAAG tgaaagaagCTGGAAGAGACTTTACCTATTTTATTGTGGTGCTTGTTGGAATTGGTGTtacag GTGGATTGTTCtatgtgatttttaaagagCTATTCTCTTCTTCTAGTCCAAATAAGATCTACGGAGATGCCTTGGAGAAATGCAGATCTCACCCTGAG ATAATTGGTGTTTTTGGTGACTCTATCAAAGGTTATGGTGAGGCAACAAGAAGAGGAAGACGACAGCGTGTCAG TCACATTGAATACGTAAAGGATGGACTGAAACATATGCGTTTGAAGTTTTATATTGAGGGCACTGAATCAGGGAAACAGGGAACAGTCCATGTGGAAGTCAAAGAG aatcttgaaacaggaaaatttgaGACCCGCTACATATTTGTGGATGTTGAGACCTATCCGAGAAGAACCATTGTCATAGAGGACAACAGATAG
- the TIMM21 gene encoding mitochondrial import inner membrane translocase subunit Tim21 isoform X2 — translation MLPGTIPASLGRSCLGRWLLASRGWALLGTGTGTGAGTGSCLRWRQQPPVLLWAARQSIGTQAGGLRAEKPGKNSKDVSVQRALNEETLVSAAQKVKEAGRDFTYFIVVLVGIGVTGGLFYVIFKELFSSSSPNKIYGDALEKCRSHPEIIGVFGDSIKGYGEATRRGRRQRVRILKQENLRPATYLWMLRPIREEPLS, via the exons ATGCTGCCGGGGACGATCCCCGCCTCCCTCGGGCGGAGCTGCCTGGGCCGCTGGCTGCTCGCCAGTCGCGGGTGGGCGCTCCTGGGCACGGGGACCGGGACCGGGGCCGGGACCGGGTCCTGCCTGAGATGGAGGCAGCAGCCCCCGGTACTGCTCTGGGCCGCCCGTCAGAGCATCGGGACGCAGGCGGGAGGGCTCAGAGCTGAAAAACCTGGCAAAAATAGCAAAGATGTGTCCGTGCAAAGGGCGCTGAACGAGGAAACGCTGGTGTCGGCGGCTCAGAAAG tgaaagaagCTGGAAGAGACTTTACCTATTTTATTGTGGTGCTTGTTGGAATTGGTGTtacag GTGGATTGTTCtatgtgatttttaaagagCTATTCTCTTCTTCTAGTCCAAATAAGATCTACGGAGATGCCTTGGAGAAATGCAGATCTCACCCTGAG ATAATTGGTGTTTTTGGTGACTCTATCAAAGGTTATGGTGAGGCAACAAGAAGAGGAAGACGACAGCGTGTCAG aatcttgaaacaggaaaatttgaGACCCGCTACATATTTGTGGATGTTGAGACCTATCCGAGAAGAACCATTGTCATAG
- the FBXO15 gene encoding F-box only protein 15 isoform X1 — MATGRGSRLRTLAARRGQCSETVNAGIKSLYLTPPIKTKPNVCIESMPSEMLLKIFSYLDAVSLLSVGCVNKRFYELANDNGIWLKLYSSSLQPKWTIWKMKSKQTETVSLGCAALHDKKPGYWKKEYIFKQTSAFKTRVMRLVKLLDPYTGLPCKNKEAMKVSGLSWIIVLKDKNGKEHVIEKPNLSFKDTSVTILWYGTHWPSLDVLSTLKLFGVTPLLPYQSSPPNKNGPRRFSLIAEYHVANLTESSVAVGADELVQLFSLSPGLLVGIWKEKNEIAFVMASLHYNQLLERSILGSATVQFAPPPNKPLLDDIDPEYGLHDYSLHLDLHGRSCMYLCGSFKGLFCRKGDIENGYLRLSVVSLKDNRKHFPIIGTLGICWETDAFKGNVKDCFVMDLTLLDGTGKPFWCFSAPVYMELSSKASGLYDYMGHIYTADYVDSEGKVCVEFVWLEETKEYITVSLVLYVSTKKVNSWYGTNY, encoded by the exons ATGGCGACGGGCCGTGGCAG TAGGTTAAGGACCCTTGCTGCCAGGCGTGGGCAATGTTCTGAAACTGTAAATGCTGGAATTAAAAGTCTGTATTTGACACCTCCCATAAAAACGAAACCAAATGTGTGCATTGAGAG catgccatcagaaatgctgctgaagaTATTTTCCTACTTGGATGCTGTGTCCCTGTTGTCTGTTGGTTGCGTGAATAAGCGCTTCTATGAGCTGGCCAATGACAA tggaatttgGCTGAAACTCTATTCCAGTTCTTTGCAACCAAAATGGACAATTTGGAAAATGAAGTctaaacaaacagaaactgtttctttgggctgtgctgctctacATGATAAAAAGCCTGGGTACTGGAAGAAAGAATACATCTTCAAACAAACGTCTGCCTTCAAAACCAGAGTAATGCGGCTCGTTAAACTTCTAGATCCTTATACTGGTCTTCCATGTAAAAACAAAGAAGCTATGAA AGTCTCTGGCTTGAGTTGGATAATTGTTCTAAAggacaaaaatggaaaagaacatGTAATAGAGAAGCCAAACCTGTCATTTAAGGACACATCTGTTACCATACTTTGGTATGGTACACACTGGCCGTCCTTAGATGTCCTGTCAACCCTGAAACTGTTTGGAGTTACACCATTGCTTCCTTACCAAAGCAGCCCTCCTAACAAGAATGG ACCTCGTCGATTTTCCTTGATTGCTGAATACCATGTTGCTAACCTGACTGAAAGTAGTGTAGCAGTTGGTGCTGATGAGCTTGTCCAGCTCTTCAGTCTGAGTCCAGGACTGTTAGTAGGAATTTGGAAG gagaaaaatgaaattgcttttgttATGGCGAGTCTTCATTATAATCAACTTCTTGAGAGAAGCATTTTGGGCTCTGCTACTGT tcaattCGCTCCTCCACCTAATAAACCTTTGCTGGATGATATTGACCCAGAATATGGACTGCATGACTACAGCCTGCATCTTGATCTGCATGGCAGAAGCTGCATGTACCTGTGTGGATCATTCAAGGGCCTCTTCTGCAGAAAAG gTGACATTGAAAATGGATACCTGAGGCTCTCAGTTGTAAGCTTAAAGGATAATAGGAAGCACTTTCCTATTATTGGGACACTTGGCATATGCTGGGAAACAGATGCGTTTAAAGGCAATGTAAAG GACTGCTTTGTGATGGATCTGACTCTCCTGGATGGAACTGGAAAGCCCTTCTGGTGTTTTAGTGCTCCAGTCTACATGGAATTGTCTTCCAAGGCATCCGGCCTTTATGACTACATGGGTCATATCTATACTGCAGACTATGTAGATTCAGAGGGTAAAGTCTGTGTTGAGTTTGTATGGTTGGAAGAAACCAAGGAATATATTACAGTCAGTTTGGTGCTTTATGTAAGCACCAAAAAGGTAAATAGCTGGTATGGAACAAACTACTGA
- the FBXO15 gene encoding F-box only protein 15 isoform X2, translated as MATGRGRLRTLAARRGQCSETVNAGIKSLYLTPPIKTKPNVCIESMPSEMLLKIFSYLDAVSLLSVGCVNKRFYELANDNGIWLKLYSSSLQPKWTIWKMKSKQTETVSLGCAALHDKKPGYWKKEYIFKQTSAFKTRVMRLVKLLDPYTGLPCKNKEAMKVSGLSWIIVLKDKNGKEHVIEKPNLSFKDTSVTILWYGTHWPSLDVLSTLKLFGVTPLLPYQSSPPNKNGPRRFSLIAEYHVANLTESSVAVGADELVQLFSLSPGLLVGIWKEKNEIAFVMASLHYNQLLERSILGSATVQFAPPPNKPLLDDIDPEYGLHDYSLHLDLHGRSCMYLCGSFKGLFCRKGDIENGYLRLSVVSLKDNRKHFPIIGTLGICWETDAFKGNVKDCFVMDLTLLDGTGKPFWCFSAPVYMELSSKASGLYDYMGHIYTADYVDSEGKVCVEFVWLEETKEYITVSLVLYVSTKKVNSWYGTNY; from the exons ATGGCGACGGGCCGTGGCAG GTTAAGGACCCTTGCTGCCAGGCGTGGGCAATGTTCTGAAACTGTAAATGCTGGAATTAAAAGTCTGTATTTGACACCTCCCATAAAAACGAAACCAAATGTGTGCATTGAGAG catgccatcagaaatgctgctgaagaTATTTTCCTACTTGGATGCTGTGTCCCTGTTGTCTGTTGGTTGCGTGAATAAGCGCTTCTATGAGCTGGCCAATGACAA tggaatttgGCTGAAACTCTATTCCAGTTCTTTGCAACCAAAATGGACAATTTGGAAAATGAAGTctaaacaaacagaaactgtttctttgggctgtgctgctctacATGATAAAAAGCCTGGGTACTGGAAGAAAGAATACATCTTCAAACAAACGTCTGCCTTCAAAACCAGAGTAATGCGGCTCGTTAAACTTCTAGATCCTTATACTGGTCTTCCATGTAAAAACAAAGAAGCTATGAA AGTCTCTGGCTTGAGTTGGATAATTGTTCTAAAggacaaaaatggaaaagaacatGTAATAGAGAAGCCAAACCTGTCATTTAAGGACACATCTGTTACCATACTTTGGTATGGTACACACTGGCCGTCCTTAGATGTCCTGTCAACCCTGAAACTGTTTGGAGTTACACCATTGCTTCCTTACCAAAGCAGCCCTCCTAACAAGAATGG ACCTCGTCGATTTTCCTTGATTGCTGAATACCATGTTGCTAACCTGACTGAAAGTAGTGTAGCAGTTGGTGCTGATGAGCTTGTCCAGCTCTTCAGTCTGAGTCCAGGACTGTTAGTAGGAATTTGGAAG gagaaaaatgaaattgcttttgttATGGCGAGTCTTCATTATAATCAACTTCTTGAGAGAAGCATTTTGGGCTCTGCTACTGT tcaattCGCTCCTCCACCTAATAAACCTTTGCTGGATGATATTGACCCAGAATATGGACTGCATGACTACAGCCTGCATCTTGATCTGCATGGCAGAAGCTGCATGTACCTGTGTGGATCATTCAAGGGCCTCTTCTGCAGAAAAG gTGACATTGAAAATGGATACCTGAGGCTCTCAGTTGTAAGCTTAAAGGATAATAGGAAGCACTTTCCTATTATTGGGACACTTGGCATATGCTGGGAAACAGATGCGTTTAAAGGCAATGTAAAG GACTGCTTTGTGATGGATCTGACTCTCCTGGATGGAACTGGAAAGCCCTTCTGGTGTTTTAGTGCTCCAGTCTACATGGAATTGTCTTCCAAGGCATCCGGCCTTTATGACTACATGGGTCATATCTATACTGCAGACTATGTAGATTCAGAGGGTAAAGTCTGTGTTGAGTTTGTATGGTTGGAAGAAACCAAGGAATATATTACAGTCAGTTTGGTGCTTTATGTAAGCACCAAAAAGGTAAATAGCTGGTATGGAACAAACTACTGA
- the FBXO15 gene encoding F-box only protein 15 isoform X3 yields MPSEMLLKIFSYLDAVSLLSVGCVNKRFYELANDNGIWLKLYSSSLQPKWTIWKMKSKQTETVSLGCAALHDKKPGYWKKEYIFKQTSAFKTRVMRLVKLLDPYTGLPCKNKEAMKVSGLSWIIVLKDKNGKEHVIEKPNLSFKDTSVTILWYGTHWPSLDVLSTLKLFGVTPLLPYQSSPPNKNGPRRFSLIAEYHVANLTESSVAVGADELVQLFSLSPGLLVGIWKEKNEIAFVMASLHYNQLLERSILGSATVQFAPPPNKPLLDDIDPEYGLHDYSLHLDLHGRSCMYLCGSFKGLFCRKGDIENGYLRLSVVSLKDNRKHFPIIGTLGICWETDAFKGNVKDCFVMDLTLLDGTGKPFWCFSAPVYMELSSKASGLYDYMGHIYTADYVDSEGKVCVEFVWLEETKEYITVSLVLYVSTKKVNSWYGTNY; encoded by the exons atgccatcagaaatgctgctgaagaTATTTTCCTACTTGGATGCTGTGTCCCTGTTGTCTGTTGGTTGCGTGAATAAGCGCTTCTATGAGCTGGCCAATGACAA tggaatttgGCTGAAACTCTATTCCAGTTCTTTGCAACCAAAATGGACAATTTGGAAAATGAAGTctaaacaaacagaaactgtttctttgggctgtgctgctctacATGATAAAAAGCCTGGGTACTGGAAGAAAGAATACATCTTCAAACAAACGTCTGCCTTCAAAACCAGAGTAATGCGGCTCGTTAAACTTCTAGATCCTTATACTGGTCTTCCATGTAAAAACAAAGAAGCTATGAA AGTCTCTGGCTTGAGTTGGATAATTGTTCTAAAggacaaaaatggaaaagaacatGTAATAGAGAAGCCAAACCTGTCATTTAAGGACACATCTGTTACCATACTTTGGTATGGTACACACTGGCCGTCCTTAGATGTCCTGTCAACCCTGAAACTGTTTGGAGTTACACCATTGCTTCCTTACCAAAGCAGCCCTCCTAACAAGAATGG ACCTCGTCGATTTTCCTTGATTGCTGAATACCATGTTGCTAACCTGACTGAAAGTAGTGTAGCAGTTGGTGCTGATGAGCTTGTCCAGCTCTTCAGTCTGAGTCCAGGACTGTTAGTAGGAATTTGGAAG gagaaaaatgaaattgcttttgttATGGCGAGTCTTCATTATAATCAACTTCTTGAGAGAAGCATTTTGGGCTCTGCTACTGT tcaattCGCTCCTCCACCTAATAAACCTTTGCTGGATGATATTGACCCAGAATATGGACTGCATGACTACAGCCTGCATCTTGATCTGCATGGCAGAAGCTGCATGTACCTGTGTGGATCATTCAAGGGCCTCTTCTGCAGAAAAG gTGACATTGAAAATGGATACCTGAGGCTCTCAGTTGTAAGCTTAAAGGATAATAGGAAGCACTTTCCTATTATTGGGACACTTGGCATATGCTGGGAAACAGATGCGTTTAAAGGCAATGTAAAG GACTGCTTTGTGATGGATCTGACTCTCCTGGATGGAACTGGAAAGCCCTTCTGGTGTTTTAGTGCTCCAGTCTACATGGAATTGTCTTCCAAGGCATCCGGCCTTTATGACTACATGGGTCATATCTATACTGCAGACTATGTAGATTCAGAGGGTAAAGTCTGTGTTGAGTTTGTATGGTTGGAAGAAACCAAGGAATATATTACAGTCAGTTTGGTGCTTTATGTAAGCACCAAAAAGGTAAATAGCTGGTATGGAACAAACTACTGA